A single region of the Salvia miltiorrhiza cultivar Shanhuang (shh) chromosome 8, IMPLAD_Smil_shh, whole genome shotgun sequence genome encodes:
- the LOC130999628 gene encoding uncharacterized protein LOC130999628 isoform X2, with protein sequence MLNNGNRLSMSSSAVRSWRTAFLTLRDENSASPPRATVIRLFDNLILSQSESFVAAAPQLPRHELTSDLMLLLELARDLSYYQQGIEDVTQTFVKLSGLIHGISHSSFLEMNSTMWGIVLDSFKRIVQIFLGSVETERAIIRNVSVIKPTKQCLESLRLLFSLCLTAASLSENGQLLNFVLEVVEYFHGDLKHSTYLSDNCSISRGVREVLTIAFAMIGEVYSRVGASLPVEIWKSTVVALRKVMDIMASKGLLLEDNTVATFYVELLHCLHLVLAEPRGYLTEHVAGFVASLRIFFRYGLVNKPLVMNQPTNHMKGVGSTSQNMPFEVSNQSKSSPYRPPHLRKKVAGNQQRKDEECLVSSKHEFISSDSDCSDNDGSVMDNSKAYLTEARLAAIICIQDLCRADPKLFTAQWTMLLPSNDVLQHRKYDTTLMSCFLSDPSLKVSLYRLQFLSNEPILCSFYIYVRIAAASTIMAMLDGPASISLQVAELKEHSKHGSFTTLSSSLGHILMQLHSGTLSLINHETSGRLLALSFKILMLLIASTPYSRMPPELLCRVISSLQSTIEEGFPYHNDRNSLLAAAIICLTRALSVSASSCVNNMLLGEVSTGCHLEGQKSGVLYTLFRYSERLSNLSISLEALQALKSLSHNYPNVMTLCWEHISSIIYGVLSSFPDESSRLWRGNVEQTAALLKERVMTAAVKVLDECLRAISGFKGTEDLSTDKSLDSPFTSDYEKTKAISSAPSYSLETHVSTIDGSKTCILASERWLEATIKHMPFIINHSSAMVRAASVTCFAGMTSPVFFSLPEDKQEYIIESSINAALNDGVPLVRSAACRAIGVIGCFPQIYHSAEVLEKFIQAAERNTCDSLVSVRITASWALANICDSLSHCLDALHAGRGSRKCYEFTSLLVDSALRLARDNDKVKANAVRGLGNLARSIKFTKQLPVNGDPLDFMHSKIESHGVQGFKDHMKERSQSVQSSSGSSVWLDQMVKAFLSCVTTGNVKVQWNVCHALSNLFLNKSLKLQDMDWTSSIFSILLLLLRDSSNFKIRIQAAAALAVPENINDYGKSYYDVVKSVEHVVENFKSDQISEPSNFKYRIALEKQLTSTMLHLLVLASRCDQGVIQDLLVKKASFLEVWFEELCSSVGDTSNSRDEAKHASIDQKKDVIFRTIQSLIEVYEISNHHLIAQKFEKLASSLL encoded by the exons TGTGCTTGACTCTTTCAAGAGGATAGTGCAGATTTTCCTTGGCAGTGTTGAAACAGAGAGGGCAATTATTAGAAATGTTTCTGTAATTAAACCCACCAAGCAATGCTTAGAAAGTCTAAG GTTACTTTTCAGTTTATGTCTGACAGCTGCTTCACTCTCTGAAAATGGGCAACTGCTGAATTTTGTTCTTGAAGTGGTTGAGTATTTTCATGGGGACTTAAAGCATTCTACTTATTTAAGTGACAATTGTTCAATATCTAGAGGTGTGCGTGAAGTTCTAACAATTGCATTTGCCATGATTGGTGAAGTATACTCCAGAGTAGGTGCTTCTTTGCCTGTTGAAATCTGGAAGTCAACGGTTGTG gCCCTGAGAAAAGTTATGGACATCATGGCTTCTAAAGGTCTTTTGTTGGAGGATAATACCGTTGCCAC GTTTTATGTTGAGCTTCTCCATTGTCTGCACTTAGTTCTTGCAGAGCCTAGAGGATATCTAACAGAACAT GTGGCTGGCTTTGTGGCATCTTTGAGAATCTTCTTCCGCTATGGCCTTGTAAACAAGCCATTGGTTATGAATCAACCAACTAATCACATGAAGGGAGTAGGTTCGACAAGCCAAAACATGCCTTTTGAAGTATCAAATCAATCAAAAAGCAGCCCTTATAGGCCTCCACACTTGCGAAAAAAGGTTGCAGGCAATCAACAACGTAAAGATGAGGAGTGCCTGGTTTCTTCTAAACATGAATTTATTTCATCGGATTCAGATTGCAGTGATAATGATGGATCAGTAATGGATAACAGCAAAGCATATTTAACTGAGGCGAGATTAGCAGCAATTATTTGTATTCAG GATCTCTGTCGAGCTGATCCCAAATTGTTTACAGCCCAATGGACAATGCTTTTGCCATCCAATGATGTGCTGCAACACAG GAAATATGACACTACTCTGATGAGTTGCTTTCTTTCCGACCCTTCGTTGAAGGTTTCATTATATCGGCTGCAGTTTCTATCAAATGAACCAATTCTATGctctttttatatttat GTCCGGATTGCAGCTGCTTCTACTATTATGGCAATGTTGGATGGCCCTGCTTCTATTTCCTTACAGGTAGCAGAGCTTAAAGAGCACTCAAAACATGGGTCATTTACCACACTTTCTAGTTCTCTTGGGCATATCTTGATGCAACTTCATTCAG GTACTTTGTCTTTAATCAACCATGAAACCAGTGGTAGATTGCTGGCATTGTCGTTTAAAATCCTAATGCTTTTGATAGCATCTACACC ATATTCAAGAATGCCACCTGAGCTGCTCTGTAGGGTTATCTCTTCACTCCAATCAACAATTGAAGAGGGGTTTCCATATCATAATGATCGGAATAGCTTGCTG GCTGCAGCAATTATTTGCTTAACCAGAGCTCTTTCTGTGTCTGCCTCATCTTGTGTCAACAATATGCTGCTGGGAGAAGTTTCAACAG GTTGTCATCTTGAAGGTCAGAAGTCTGGAGTACTGTATACCCTGTTTCGATATTCTGAACGATTATCCAACCTATCAATAAGCTTAGAGGCACTTCAG GCTCTTAAATCTTTGTCTCATAATTATCCAAATGTAATGACCTTATGCTGGGAACATATTTCCTCTATCATTTATGGAGTATTGAGCTCATTCCCTGATGAGTCTTCAAGACTATGGAGAGGTAATGTTGAGCAGACTGCTGCACTGTTGAAGGAGAGAGTCATGACTGCTGCTGTCAAG GTTTTGGATGAATGTCTTCGGGCTATTTCTGGCTTTAAAGGAACTGAAGATCTTTCAACTGATAAATCTCTTGACAGTCCATTTACGTCTGACTATGAGAAAACAAAGGCAATCTCATCAGCTCCATCATACAGTTTAGAGACCCATGTTTCAACTATTGATGGTTCTAAAACATGTATCTTGGCAAGTGAGAGATGGTTGGAAGCAACAATCAAGCATATGCCTTTTATTATTAATCATTCTTCTGCGATG gtaAGAGCTGCATCAGTGACCTGTTTTGCTGGAATGACTTCTCCCGTTTTCTTTTCCCTTCCCGAGGATAAACAGGAATACATAATTGAATCTTCA aTTAATGCTGCTCTAAATGATGGGGTTCCTTTAGTTAGGTCAGCTGCTTGCCGAGCCATTGGTGTCATTGGATGTTTCCCACAAATATATCATAG CGCAGAGGTCCTGGAAAAGTTTATCCAGGCTGCTGAGCGCAACACTTGTGATTCACTGGTTTCT GTGCGTATTACAGCTTCATGGGCATTAGCAAACATATGTGATTCTCTTAGTCATTGCTTGGATGCACTTCATGCTGGAAGAG GATCTAGAAAATGTTATGAATTCACATCACTGCTAGTAGACAGTGCGTTGCGTCTGGCAAGGGACAATGACAAG GTCAAAGCAAATGCCGTTAGGGGTCTAGGAAATCTTGCAAGATCTATCAAATTTACAAAACAATTACCTGTTAATGGTGATCCACTGGATTTTATGCATTCTAAAATTGAATCCCACGGCGTACAAGGATTCAAGGATCATATGAAAGAAAGGTCACAATCAGTTCAAAGTTCTTCGGGGAGTTCTGTTTGGCTTGATCAGATGGTGAAAGCATTTCTTTCTTGTGTCACGACTGGAAACGTTAAG GTTCAATGGAATGTATGTCATGCGTTGAGCAATTTATTTTTGAACAAGTCTTTGAAGCTGCAAGACATGGATTG GACCTCATCTATATTTAGTATCCTTTTGTTGCTACTTCGGGATTCTTCAAATTTTAAGATAAGGATACAAGCTGCTGCCGCCTTGGCTGTACCAGAAAATATAAATG ATTATGGAAAATCATATTATGATGTCGTTAAAAGTGTGGAGCATGTTGTTGAGAACTTTAAATCAGATCAGATTTCTGAACCTTCTAACTTCAAATACCGGATTGCTCTGGAAAAGCAG TTGACTTCAACAATGCTGCATCTACTAGTTCTTGCATCAAGATGCGACCAAGGAGTTATACAAGATTTACTTGTGAAA AAAGCATCATTCCTTGAGGTTTGGTTTGAAGAACTGTGCTCATCTGTTGGGGATACAAGTAATTCACGTGATGAGGCAAAACATGCGTCTATTGACCAGAAAAAGGATGTTATATTCAGAACAATTCAGTCACTGATTGAGGTGTATGAAATCAGTAATCATCATCTCATTGctcaaaaatttgaaaaattggCCAGTAGCTTGCTCTAA
- the LOC130999628 gene encoding uncharacterized protein LOC130999628 isoform X1 translates to MLNNGNRLSMSSSAVRSWRTAFLTLRDENSASPPRATVIRLFDNLILSQSESFVAAAPQLPRHELTSDLMLLLELARDLSYYQQGIEDVTQTFVKLSGLIHGISHSSFLEMNSTMWGIVLDSFKRIVQIFLGSVETERAIIRNVSVIKPTKQCLESLRLLFSLCLTAASLSENGQLLNFVLEVVEYFHGDLKHSTYLSDNCSISRGVREVLTIAFAMIGEVYSRVGASLPVEIWKSTVVALRKVMDIMASKGLLLEDNTVATFYVELLHCLHLVLAEPRGYLTEHVAGFVASLRIFFRYGLVNKPLVMNQPTNHMKGVGSTSQNMPFEVSNQSKSSPYRPPHLRKKVAGNQQRKDEECLVSSKHEFISSDSDCSDNDGSVMDNSKAYLTEARLAAIICIQDLCRADPKLFTAQWTMLLPSNDVLQHRKYDTTLMSCFLSDPSLKVSLYRLQFLSNEPILCSFYIYVRIAAASTIMAMLDGPASISLQVAELKEHSKHGSFTTLSSSLGHILMQLHSGTLSLINHETSGRLLALSFKILMLLIASTPYSRMPPELLCRVISSLQSTIEEGFPYHNDRNSLLAAAIICLTRALSVSASSCVNNMLLGEVSTGCHLEGQKSGVLYTLFRYSERLSNLSISLEALQALKSLSHNYPNVMTLCWEHISSIIYGVLSSFPDESSRLWRGNVEQTAALLKERVMTAAVKVLDECLRAISGFKGTEDLSTDKSLDSPFTSDYEKTKAISSAPSYSLETHVSTIDGSKTCILASERWLEATIKHMPFIINHSSAMVRAASVTCFAGMTSPVFFSLPEDKQEYIIESSINAALNDGVPLVRSAACRAIGVIGCFPQIYHSAEVLEKFIQAAERNTCDSLVSVRITASWALANICDSLSHCLDALHAGRGSIGSRKCYEFTSLLVDSALRLARDNDKVKANAVRGLGNLARSIKFTKQLPVNGDPLDFMHSKIESHGVQGFKDHMKERSQSVQSSSGSSVWLDQMVKAFLSCVTTGNVKVQWNVCHALSNLFLNKSLKLQDMDWTSSIFSILLLLLRDSSNFKIRIQAAAALAVPENINDYGKSYYDVVKSVEHVVENFKSDQISEPSNFKYRIALEKQLTSTMLHLLVLASRCDQGVIQDLLVKKASFLEVWFEELCSSVGDTSNSRDEAKHASIDQKKDVIFRTIQSLIEVYEISNHHLIAQKFEKLASSLL, encoded by the exons TGTGCTTGACTCTTTCAAGAGGATAGTGCAGATTTTCCTTGGCAGTGTTGAAACAGAGAGGGCAATTATTAGAAATGTTTCTGTAATTAAACCCACCAAGCAATGCTTAGAAAGTCTAAG GTTACTTTTCAGTTTATGTCTGACAGCTGCTTCACTCTCTGAAAATGGGCAACTGCTGAATTTTGTTCTTGAAGTGGTTGAGTATTTTCATGGGGACTTAAAGCATTCTACTTATTTAAGTGACAATTGTTCAATATCTAGAGGTGTGCGTGAAGTTCTAACAATTGCATTTGCCATGATTGGTGAAGTATACTCCAGAGTAGGTGCTTCTTTGCCTGTTGAAATCTGGAAGTCAACGGTTGTG gCCCTGAGAAAAGTTATGGACATCATGGCTTCTAAAGGTCTTTTGTTGGAGGATAATACCGTTGCCAC GTTTTATGTTGAGCTTCTCCATTGTCTGCACTTAGTTCTTGCAGAGCCTAGAGGATATCTAACAGAACAT GTGGCTGGCTTTGTGGCATCTTTGAGAATCTTCTTCCGCTATGGCCTTGTAAACAAGCCATTGGTTATGAATCAACCAACTAATCACATGAAGGGAGTAGGTTCGACAAGCCAAAACATGCCTTTTGAAGTATCAAATCAATCAAAAAGCAGCCCTTATAGGCCTCCACACTTGCGAAAAAAGGTTGCAGGCAATCAACAACGTAAAGATGAGGAGTGCCTGGTTTCTTCTAAACATGAATTTATTTCATCGGATTCAGATTGCAGTGATAATGATGGATCAGTAATGGATAACAGCAAAGCATATTTAACTGAGGCGAGATTAGCAGCAATTATTTGTATTCAG GATCTCTGTCGAGCTGATCCCAAATTGTTTACAGCCCAATGGACAATGCTTTTGCCATCCAATGATGTGCTGCAACACAG GAAATATGACACTACTCTGATGAGTTGCTTTCTTTCCGACCCTTCGTTGAAGGTTTCATTATATCGGCTGCAGTTTCTATCAAATGAACCAATTCTATGctctttttatatttat GTCCGGATTGCAGCTGCTTCTACTATTATGGCAATGTTGGATGGCCCTGCTTCTATTTCCTTACAGGTAGCAGAGCTTAAAGAGCACTCAAAACATGGGTCATTTACCACACTTTCTAGTTCTCTTGGGCATATCTTGATGCAACTTCATTCAG GTACTTTGTCTTTAATCAACCATGAAACCAGTGGTAGATTGCTGGCATTGTCGTTTAAAATCCTAATGCTTTTGATAGCATCTACACC ATATTCAAGAATGCCACCTGAGCTGCTCTGTAGGGTTATCTCTTCACTCCAATCAACAATTGAAGAGGGGTTTCCATATCATAATGATCGGAATAGCTTGCTG GCTGCAGCAATTATTTGCTTAACCAGAGCTCTTTCTGTGTCTGCCTCATCTTGTGTCAACAATATGCTGCTGGGAGAAGTTTCAACAG GTTGTCATCTTGAAGGTCAGAAGTCTGGAGTACTGTATACCCTGTTTCGATATTCTGAACGATTATCCAACCTATCAATAAGCTTAGAGGCACTTCAG GCTCTTAAATCTTTGTCTCATAATTATCCAAATGTAATGACCTTATGCTGGGAACATATTTCCTCTATCATTTATGGAGTATTGAGCTCATTCCCTGATGAGTCTTCAAGACTATGGAGAGGTAATGTTGAGCAGACTGCTGCACTGTTGAAGGAGAGAGTCATGACTGCTGCTGTCAAG GTTTTGGATGAATGTCTTCGGGCTATTTCTGGCTTTAAAGGAACTGAAGATCTTTCAACTGATAAATCTCTTGACAGTCCATTTACGTCTGACTATGAGAAAACAAAGGCAATCTCATCAGCTCCATCATACAGTTTAGAGACCCATGTTTCAACTATTGATGGTTCTAAAACATGTATCTTGGCAAGTGAGAGATGGTTGGAAGCAACAATCAAGCATATGCCTTTTATTATTAATCATTCTTCTGCGATG gtaAGAGCTGCATCAGTGACCTGTTTTGCTGGAATGACTTCTCCCGTTTTCTTTTCCCTTCCCGAGGATAAACAGGAATACATAATTGAATCTTCA aTTAATGCTGCTCTAAATGATGGGGTTCCTTTAGTTAGGTCAGCTGCTTGCCGAGCCATTGGTGTCATTGGATGTTTCCCACAAATATATCATAG CGCAGAGGTCCTGGAAAAGTTTATCCAGGCTGCTGAGCGCAACACTTGTGATTCACTGGTTTCT GTGCGTATTACAGCTTCATGGGCATTAGCAAACATATGTGATTCTCTTAGTCATTGCTTGGATGCACTTCATGCTGGAAGAGGTTCAATTG GATCTAGAAAATGTTATGAATTCACATCACTGCTAGTAGACAGTGCGTTGCGTCTGGCAAGGGACAATGACAAG GTCAAAGCAAATGCCGTTAGGGGTCTAGGAAATCTTGCAAGATCTATCAAATTTACAAAACAATTACCTGTTAATGGTGATCCACTGGATTTTATGCATTCTAAAATTGAATCCCACGGCGTACAAGGATTCAAGGATCATATGAAAGAAAGGTCACAATCAGTTCAAAGTTCTTCGGGGAGTTCTGTTTGGCTTGATCAGATGGTGAAAGCATTTCTTTCTTGTGTCACGACTGGAAACGTTAAG GTTCAATGGAATGTATGTCATGCGTTGAGCAATTTATTTTTGAACAAGTCTTTGAAGCTGCAAGACATGGATTG GACCTCATCTATATTTAGTATCCTTTTGTTGCTACTTCGGGATTCTTCAAATTTTAAGATAAGGATACAAGCTGCTGCCGCCTTGGCTGTACCAGAAAATATAAATG ATTATGGAAAATCATATTATGATGTCGTTAAAAGTGTGGAGCATGTTGTTGAGAACTTTAAATCAGATCAGATTTCTGAACCTTCTAACTTCAAATACCGGATTGCTCTGGAAAAGCAG TTGACTTCAACAATGCTGCATCTACTAGTTCTTGCATCAAGATGCGACCAAGGAGTTATACAAGATTTACTTGTGAAA AAAGCATCATTCCTTGAGGTTTGGTTTGAAGAACTGTGCTCATCTGTTGGGGATACAAGTAATTCACGTGATGAGGCAAAACATGCGTCTATTGACCAGAAAAAGGATGTTATATTCAGAACAATTCAGTCACTGATTGAGGTGTATGAAATCAGTAATCATCATCTCATTGctcaaaaatttgaaaaattggCCAGTAGCTTGCTCTAA
- the LOC130999628 gene encoding uncharacterized protein LOC130999628 isoform X6 gives MLRKSKVWLLFSLCLTAASLSENGQLLNFVLEVVEYFHGDLKHSTYLSDNCSISRGVREVLTIAFAMIGEVYSRVGASLPVEIWKSTVVALRKVMDIMASKGLLLEDNTVATFYVELLHCLHLVLAEPRGYLTEHVAGFVASLRIFFRYGLVNKPLVMNQPTNHMKGVGSTSQNMPFEVSNQSKSSPYRPPHLRKKVAGNQQRKDEECLVSSKHEFISSDSDCSDNDGSVMDNSKAYLTEARLAAIICIQDLCRADPKLFTAQWTMLLPSNDVLQHRKYDTTLMSCFLSDPSLKVSLYRLQFLSNEPILCSFYIYVRIAAASTIMAMLDGPASISLQVAELKEHSKHGSFTTLSSSLGHILMQLHSGTLSLINHETSGRLLALSFKILMLLIASTPYSRMPPELLCRVISSLQSTIEEGFPYHNDRNSLLAAAIICLTRALSVSASSCVNNMLLGEVSTGCHLEGQKSGVLYTLFRYSERLSNLSISLEALQALKSLSHNYPNVMTLCWEHISSIIYGVLSSFPDESSRLWRGNVEQTAALLKERVMTAAVKVLDECLRAISGFKGTEDLSTDKSLDSPFTSDYEKTKAISSAPSYSLETHVSTIDGSKTCILASERWLEATIKHMPFIINHSSAMVRAASVTCFAGMTSPVFFSLPEDKQEYIIESSINAALNDGVPLVRSAACRAIGVIGCFPQIYHSAEVLEKFIQAAERNTCDSLVSVRITASWALANICDSLSHCLDALHAGRGSIGSRKCYEFTSLLVDSALRLARDNDKVKANAVRGLGNLARSIKFTKQLPVNGDPLDFMHSKIESHGVQGFKDHMKERSQSVQSSSGSSVWLDQMVKAFLSCVTTGNVKVQWNVCHALSNLFLNKSLKLQDMDWTSSIFSILLLLLRDSSNFKIRIQAAAALAVPENINDYGKSYYDVVKSVEHVVENFKSDQISEPSNFKYRIALEKQLTSTMLHLLVLASRCDQGVIQDLLVKKASFLEVWFEELCSSVGDTSNSRDEAKHASIDQKKDVIFRTIQSLIEVYEISNHHLIAQKFEKLASSLL, from the exons ATGCTTAGAAAGTCTAAGGTGTG GTTACTTTTCAGTTTATGTCTGACAGCTGCTTCACTCTCTGAAAATGGGCAACTGCTGAATTTTGTTCTTGAAGTGGTTGAGTATTTTCATGGGGACTTAAAGCATTCTACTTATTTAAGTGACAATTGTTCAATATCTAGAGGTGTGCGTGAAGTTCTAACAATTGCATTTGCCATGATTGGTGAAGTATACTCCAGAGTAGGTGCTTCTTTGCCTGTTGAAATCTGGAAGTCAACGGTTGTG gCCCTGAGAAAAGTTATGGACATCATGGCTTCTAAAGGTCTTTTGTTGGAGGATAATACCGTTGCCAC GTTTTATGTTGAGCTTCTCCATTGTCTGCACTTAGTTCTTGCAGAGCCTAGAGGATATCTAACAGAACAT GTGGCTGGCTTTGTGGCATCTTTGAGAATCTTCTTCCGCTATGGCCTTGTAAACAAGCCATTGGTTATGAATCAACCAACTAATCACATGAAGGGAGTAGGTTCGACAAGCCAAAACATGCCTTTTGAAGTATCAAATCAATCAAAAAGCAGCCCTTATAGGCCTCCACACTTGCGAAAAAAGGTTGCAGGCAATCAACAACGTAAAGATGAGGAGTGCCTGGTTTCTTCTAAACATGAATTTATTTCATCGGATTCAGATTGCAGTGATAATGATGGATCAGTAATGGATAACAGCAAAGCATATTTAACTGAGGCGAGATTAGCAGCAATTATTTGTATTCAG GATCTCTGTCGAGCTGATCCCAAATTGTTTACAGCCCAATGGACAATGCTTTTGCCATCCAATGATGTGCTGCAACACAG GAAATATGACACTACTCTGATGAGTTGCTTTCTTTCCGACCCTTCGTTGAAGGTTTCATTATATCGGCTGCAGTTTCTATCAAATGAACCAATTCTATGctctttttatatttat GTCCGGATTGCAGCTGCTTCTACTATTATGGCAATGTTGGATGGCCCTGCTTCTATTTCCTTACAGGTAGCAGAGCTTAAAGAGCACTCAAAACATGGGTCATTTACCACACTTTCTAGTTCTCTTGGGCATATCTTGATGCAACTTCATTCAG GTACTTTGTCTTTAATCAACCATGAAACCAGTGGTAGATTGCTGGCATTGTCGTTTAAAATCCTAATGCTTTTGATAGCATCTACACC ATATTCAAGAATGCCACCTGAGCTGCTCTGTAGGGTTATCTCTTCACTCCAATCAACAATTGAAGAGGGGTTTCCATATCATAATGATCGGAATAGCTTGCTG GCTGCAGCAATTATTTGCTTAACCAGAGCTCTTTCTGTGTCTGCCTCATCTTGTGTCAACAATATGCTGCTGGGAGAAGTTTCAACAG GTTGTCATCTTGAAGGTCAGAAGTCTGGAGTACTGTATACCCTGTTTCGATATTCTGAACGATTATCCAACCTATCAATAAGCTTAGAGGCACTTCAG GCTCTTAAATCTTTGTCTCATAATTATCCAAATGTAATGACCTTATGCTGGGAACATATTTCCTCTATCATTTATGGAGTATTGAGCTCATTCCCTGATGAGTCTTCAAGACTATGGAGAGGTAATGTTGAGCAGACTGCTGCACTGTTGAAGGAGAGAGTCATGACTGCTGCTGTCAAG GTTTTGGATGAATGTCTTCGGGCTATTTCTGGCTTTAAAGGAACTGAAGATCTTTCAACTGATAAATCTCTTGACAGTCCATTTACGTCTGACTATGAGAAAACAAAGGCAATCTCATCAGCTCCATCATACAGTTTAGAGACCCATGTTTCAACTATTGATGGTTCTAAAACATGTATCTTGGCAAGTGAGAGATGGTTGGAAGCAACAATCAAGCATATGCCTTTTATTATTAATCATTCTTCTGCGATG gtaAGAGCTGCATCAGTGACCTGTTTTGCTGGAATGACTTCTCCCGTTTTCTTTTCCCTTCCCGAGGATAAACAGGAATACATAATTGAATCTTCA aTTAATGCTGCTCTAAATGATGGGGTTCCTTTAGTTAGGTCAGCTGCTTGCCGAGCCATTGGTGTCATTGGATGTTTCCCACAAATATATCATAG CGCAGAGGTCCTGGAAAAGTTTATCCAGGCTGCTGAGCGCAACACTTGTGATTCACTGGTTTCT GTGCGTATTACAGCTTCATGGGCATTAGCAAACATATGTGATTCTCTTAGTCATTGCTTGGATGCACTTCATGCTGGAAGAGGTTCAATTG GATCTAGAAAATGTTATGAATTCACATCACTGCTAGTAGACAGTGCGTTGCGTCTGGCAAGGGACAATGACAAG GTCAAAGCAAATGCCGTTAGGGGTCTAGGAAATCTTGCAAGATCTATCAAATTTACAAAACAATTACCTGTTAATGGTGATCCACTGGATTTTATGCATTCTAAAATTGAATCCCACGGCGTACAAGGATTCAAGGATCATATGAAAGAAAGGTCACAATCAGTTCAAAGTTCTTCGGGGAGTTCTGTTTGGCTTGATCAGATGGTGAAAGCATTTCTTTCTTGTGTCACGACTGGAAACGTTAAG GTTCAATGGAATGTATGTCATGCGTTGAGCAATTTATTTTTGAACAAGTCTTTGAAGCTGCAAGACATGGATTG GACCTCATCTATATTTAGTATCCTTTTGTTGCTACTTCGGGATTCTTCAAATTTTAAGATAAGGATACAAGCTGCTGCCGCCTTGGCTGTACCAGAAAATATAAATG ATTATGGAAAATCATATTATGATGTCGTTAAAAGTGTGGAGCATGTTGTTGAGAACTTTAAATCAGATCAGATTTCTGAACCTTCTAACTTCAAATACCGGATTGCTCTGGAAAAGCAG TTGACTTCAACAATGCTGCATCTACTAGTTCTTGCATCAAGATGCGACCAAGGAGTTATACAAGATTTACTTGTGAAA AAAGCATCATTCCTTGAGGTTTGGTTTGAAGAACTGTGCTCATCTGTTGGGGATACAAGTAATTCACGTGATGAGGCAAAACATGCGTCTATTGACCAGAAAAAGGATGTTATATTCAGAACAATTCAGTCACTGATTGAGGTGTATGAAATCAGTAATCATCATCTCATTGctcaaaaatttgaaaaattggCCAGTAGCTTGCTCTAA